DNA from Homo sapiens chromosome 1 genomic patch of type NOVEL, GRCh38.p14 PATCHES HSCHR1_5_CTG3:
ACCAACAAGATGGATCCTCACTCCATGAACTCCCGTGTGTTCATTGGGAATCTCAACACTCTTGTTGTCAAGAAATCGGATGTGGAGGCGATCTTTTCCAAGTATGGCAAAATTGCGGGCTGCTCTGTTCATAAGGGCTTTGCCTTCGTTCAATATGATAAGGAGAAAAATGCCCGGGCTGCTGTAGCAGGAGAGGATGGCAGAATGATTGCTAGCCAGGTTGTAGATATTAACCTGGCTGCAGAGCCAAAAGTGAACCGAGGAAACGCAGGTGTGAAACGATCAGCAGCAGAGATGTACGGCTCCTCTTTTGACTTGGACTATAACTTGCAACGGGATTATTATGGTGGGATGTACAGTTTCCCAGCACGtgtacctcctcctcctcccattgCTCTGGCTGTAGTGCCCTCGAAACGCCAGCGCATATCAGGAAACACCTCACGAAGGGGCAAAAGTGGCTTCAATTCTAAGAGTGGAAAGCGGGGATCTTCCAAGTCTGGAAAGCTGAAAGGAGATGACCTTCAGGCCATTAAGCAGGAGTTGACCCAGATAAAACAGAAAGTGGATTCTCTCCTGGAAAACctggaaaaaattgaaaagg
Protein-coding regions in this window:
- the HNRNPCL3 gene encoding heterogeneous nuclear ribonucleoprotein C-like 3, with the translated sequence MASNVTNKMDPHSMNSRVFIGNLNTLVVKKSDVEAIFSKYGKIAGCSVHKGFAFVQYDKEKNARAAVAGEDGRMIASQVVDINLAAEPKVNRGNAGVKRSAAEMYGSSFDLDYNLQRDYYGGMYSFPARVPPPPPIALAVVPSKRQRISGNTSRRGKSGFNSKSGKRGSSKSGKLKGDDLQAIKQELTQIKQKVDSLLENLEKIEKEHCKQGVEVKNAKSEEEQTSSSSKKDKTHVKMESEGGADDSVEEGDLLCDDDNEDQGDNQLELIKDDEKGAEEGEDDRDRANGQDDS